One genomic region from Dromaius novaehollandiae isolate bDroNov1 chromosome 21, bDroNov1.hap1, whole genome shotgun sequence encodes:
- the IL10RA gene encoding interleukin-10 receptor subunit alpha, with product MAPSAAAPALCLALLLALHVDGERLPRPARVRFDAEMVHHLLRWEPGPRSPRDARYDVQHRVYGRNSSWTPVPSCLGIAGHSCDLTYYTLDPEGRYYAQVRAVSGNRTSPWSRSNAFSPKEASLRLSGQSLSVTGNTIHVRLQLLLQAGNRTVKYEDIQKHMRRYKAYVRRAHDNQTYEVVQTQTEFNISNLFWGTEYCVSVEPDVASRQARAVRTAEQCLTIGSGDKSAELLSIVSIFFITVLLSVILGTLLVCTYIKKPVKPPSVLKSFLKQGSLWVEQEHFSPARLDADPVEQLFLCQKAPKQPSSPAGSTGSLQWPPEQDHGLATLPEDRAQLLGPGATASRDCSCTSTDSGICLHTSSAEPGPAGRGDAGQPPAGDDSGISLARTSPCLALSSGGSGGLCQPAEGGQPWGAEHGLPAAAAGEDAPQDVEFRGYLQQCKGTVEPRWDRGEGLPPWGCAGPAQGGTDVVLDTDCSELPVAKGYLKQASPEPPRGHTQDIAVPGCPWAPAAWGFPGQPPQGCGAPGTPGAPKGSPDLLKAAFELSLPGAAPLGPLPLLASLSTNAWLTLRASPPGALEAASKDSRL from the exons ATGGCCCccagcgccgcagccccggccctgtgCCTAGCGCTGCTGCTCGCCCTGCACGTCGACG GCGAGCGGCTGCCGAGACCCGCGCGCGTGCGCTTTGACGCCGAGATGGTGCATCACCTGCTGCGCTgggagccggggccgcgctccccccgcgaCGCGCGCTACGACGTGCAGCACAGAGT CTACGGCAGGAACTCCTCCTGGACGCCGGTCCCCAGCTGCCTGGGCATCGCGGGGCACTCGTGTGACCTCACCTACTACACGCTGGACCCCGAGGGGCGCTACTACGCCCAGGTCAGGGCCGTCTCCGGGAACCGCACGTCCCCGTGGAGCCGGAGCAACGCTTTCTCCCCCAAAGAAG CCAGCCTGCGGCTCTCGGGGCAGAGCCTCTCCGTGACGGGCAACACCATCCACGTgaggctgcagctgctcctgcaagCCGGCAACCGCACCGTTAAATATGAGGACATACAAAAGCACATGCGGCGCTACAAGGCGTACGTCCGGAGGGCGCACGACAACCAGACG TACGAAGTGGTGCAGACCCAGACGGAGTTCAACATCAGCAACCTCTTCTGGGGCACCGAGTACTGCGTCAGCGTGGAGCCCGACGTGGCGAGCCGGCAGGCCCGCGCCGTGCGCACCGCGGAGCAGTGCCTCACCATCGGCAGCGGCGACA AGAGCGCAGAGCTCCTGAGCATCGTCAGCATCTTCTTCATCACCGTGCTGCTCTCGGTCATCCTGGGGACTCTGCTGGTCTGCACGTACATAAAGAAGCCCGTGAAGCCGCCGTCCGTGCTG aAGTCCTTCCTGAAGCAGGGCTCGCTCTGGGTGGAGCAGGAGCACTTCTCGCCGGCCAGGCTGGACGCGGACCCCGTCGAGCAGCTCTTCCTGTGCCAGAAGGCGCCGAAGCAGCCCAGCAGCCCGGCCGGCAGCACCGGCTCGCTCCAGTGGCCCCCAGAGCAGGACCACGGGCTCGCGACGCTGCCCGAGGACCGGGCTCAGCTGCTGGGCCCAGGCGCCACGGCGAGCAGGGACTGCAGCTGCACCAGCACCGACAGCGGCATCTGCCTGCACACCTCCTCCGCcgagccgggccccgccggccggggCGACGCGGGGCAGCCGCCCGCCGGCGACGACAGCGGCATAAGCCTGGCGCGGACTTCGCCCTGCCTGGCGCTCTcctccggcggcagcggcggcctcTGCCAGCCCGCGGAGGGAGGGCAGCCATGGGGAGCGGAGcacggcctccccgccgccgccgcgggcgagGATGCCCCCCAGGACGTGGAGTTTCGGGGATACCTGCAGCAGTGCAAGGGCACGGTAGAGCCGAGGTGGGACAGAGGCGAGGGGCTGCCCCCCTGGGGCTGCGCAGGGCCCGCGCAGGGCGGCACGGACGTTGTGCTGGACACGGACTGCTCCGAGCTGCCGGTGGCCAAGGGCTACCTGAAACAGGCGTCTCCCGAACCTCCCCGCGGCCACACGCAGGACATCGCGGTGCCCGGCTGCCCTTGGGCGCCCGCTGCCTGGGGCTTTCCCGGCCAGCCCCCGCAGGGCTGCggggcccccggcacccccggggcCCCCAAAGGCAGCCCCGACCTCCTGAAGGCGGCCTTCGAGCTGAGcctgcccggcgccgcgccgctggGGCCGCTGCCCCTCCTCGCCAGCCTCAGCACCAACGCGTGGCTCACGCTGCGCGCCAGCCCGCCGGGCGCGCTGGAGGCGGCCAGCAAGGACAGCCGCCTGtga